In the Apteryx mantelli isolate bAptMan1 chromosome 13, bAptMan1.hap1, whole genome shotgun sequence genome, one interval contains:
- the NKAP gene encoding NF-kappa-B-activating protein isoform X1, translating to MAPVSRSRSPSESPASRRRRSGSRGSSASPSLPRASRAPRAASPERRGRRSRSRERGGPKRSGLRRSRSWSRSRERTPGGPRATAHHGHHHGGKAWPDYYEKEKEEILRQRRLNERERIGELGAPEVWGLSPKVPDPDSDEHTPVEDEEAKSKSSSSDSSSEEEKKKKKKKRKKKKQKTSKRKRRKHSEGSDSESESDSSEEDKKKSKKKKKKHRKKKYKKKKNKKSRKESSDSSSEDSDDETFQGEDLWIERSKNTEADSLIGPEAPKTHASQDDRPLNYGHALLPGEGAAMAEYVKAGKRIPRRGEIGLTSEEIASFESSGYVMSGSRHRRMEAVRLRKENQIYSADEKRALASFNQEERRKRENKILASFREMVYRKTKGKEDK from the exons ATGGCGCCGGTGTCGCGCTCCCGCAGCCCGTCCGAGTCGCCGgcgtcccggcgccgccgcagcggcagccgcggctcctccgccagCCCGTCGCTGCCGCGGGCGAGtcgggcgccgcgggccgccagCCCcgagcggcgcggccgccgctcccgctcccgcgaGCGCGGCGGCCCCAAGCGCTCGGGCCTGCGGCGGAGCCGCAGCTGGTCCCGCTCCCGCGAGCGCACCCCCGGCGGGCCGCGCGCCACCGCGCACCACGGCCACCACCACGGCGGCAAGGCCTGGCCCGACTACTacgagaaggagaaggaggagatcCTGCGGCAGAG GAGACTGAACGAGAGGGAGAGGATCGGAGAGCTCGGGGCGCCTGAAGTCTGGGGGCTTTCACCAAAGGTTCCTGACCCTGA TTCTGATGAACATACCCCCGTAGAAGACGAAGAGGCAAAATCTAAGAGTAGTTCTTCAGATTCCAGCTCAGAAG aagagaaaaaaaagaagaagaagaaaagaaagaagaaaaagcaaaagacatCCAAAAGAAAACGCAGAAAACATTCTGAGGGCAGCGACAGTGAGTCGGAGTCAGACTCTAGTG aagaagataaaaagaaaagcaaaaagaagaaaaagaaacacagaaa AAAGAagtataagaaaaagaaaaataaaaagagcaggaAGGAATCCAGTGATTCAAGTAGTGAAGATTCTGACGATGAAACATTTCAAGGAGAAGATCTCTGGATTGAGAGATCAA AAAATACAGAAGCTGATAGCCTCATTGGACCAGAAGCTCCCAAAACACATGCGTCTCAAGATGACAGACCTCTTAA CTATGGACATGCCCTGCTGCCTGGTGAAGGCGCAGCAATGGCGGAGTATGTAAAAGCAGGAAAACGTATACCCCGGAGAGGTGAAATCGGCTTGACCAGTGAAGAGATTGCATCGTTCGAGAGCTCTGGCTATGTAATGAGTGGTAGCAG ACATCGCCGAATGGAAGCTGTGCGTCTGCGTAAAGAGAACCAGATTTACAGCGCAGATGAAAAGAGAGCTCTGGCATCCTTCAaccaggaggagagaaggaaacgagAGAATAAGATCCTTGCAAGCTTTCGAGAGATGGTCTACAGGAAGACTAAGGGCAAAGAagacaaataa
- the NKAP gene encoding NF-kappa-B-activating protein isoform X2: MAPVSRSRSPSESPASRRRRSGSRGSSASPSLPRASRAPRAASPERRGRRSRSRERGGPKRSGLRRSRSWSRSRERTPGGPRATAHHGHHHGGKAWPDYYEKEKEEILRQRRLNERERIGELGAPEVWGLSPKVPDPDSDEHTPVEDEEAKSKSSSSDSSSEEEKKKKKKKRKKKKQKTSKRKRRKHSEGSDSESESDSSEDKKKSKKKKKKHRKKKYKKKKNKKSRKESSDSSSEDSDDETFQGEDLWIERSKNTEADSLIGPEAPKTHASQDDRPLNYGHALLPGEGAAMAEYVKAGKRIPRRGEIGLTSEEIASFESSGYVMSGSRHRRMEAVRLRKENQIYSADEKRALASFNQEERRKRENKILASFREMVYRKTKGKEDK, encoded by the exons ATGGCGCCGGTGTCGCGCTCCCGCAGCCCGTCCGAGTCGCCGgcgtcccggcgccgccgcagcggcagccgcggctcctccgccagCCCGTCGCTGCCGCGGGCGAGtcgggcgccgcgggccgccagCCCcgagcggcgcggccgccgctcccgctcccgcgaGCGCGGCGGCCCCAAGCGCTCGGGCCTGCGGCGGAGCCGCAGCTGGTCCCGCTCCCGCGAGCGCACCCCCGGCGGGCCGCGCGCCACCGCGCACCACGGCCACCACCACGGCGGCAAGGCCTGGCCCGACTACTacgagaaggagaaggaggagatcCTGCGGCAGAG GAGACTGAACGAGAGGGAGAGGATCGGAGAGCTCGGGGCGCCTGAAGTCTGGGGGCTTTCACCAAAGGTTCCTGACCCTGA TTCTGATGAACATACCCCCGTAGAAGACGAAGAGGCAAAATCTAAGAGTAGTTCTTCAGATTCCAGCTCAGAAG aagagaaaaaaaagaagaagaagaaaagaaagaagaaaaagcaaaagacatCCAAAAGAAAACGCAGAAAACATTCTGAGGGCAGCGACAGTGAGTCGGAGTCAGACTCTAGTG aagataaaaagaaaagcaaaaagaagaaaaagaaacacagaaa AAAGAagtataagaaaaagaaaaataaaaagagcaggaAGGAATCCAGTGATTCAAGTAGTGAAGATTCTGACGATGAAACATTTCAAGGAGAAGATCTCTGGATTGAGAGATCAA AAAATACAGAAGCTGATAGCCTCATTGGACCAGAAGCTCCCAAAACACATGCGTCTCAAGATGACAGACCTCTTAA CTATGGACATGCCCTGCTGCCTGGTGAAGGCGCAGCAATGGCGGAGTATGTAAAAGCAGGAAAACGTATACCCCGGAGAGGTGAAATCGGCTTGACCAGTGAAGAGATTGCATCGTTCGAGAGCTCTGGCTATGTAATGAGTGGTAGCAG ACATCGCCGAATGGAAGCTGTGCGTCTGCGTAAAGAGAACCAGATTTACAGCGCAGATGAAAAGAGAGCTCTGGCATCCTTCAaccaggaggagagaaggaaacgagAGAATAAGATCCTTGCAAGCTTTCGAGAGATGGTCTACAGGAAGACTAAGGGCAAAGAagacaaataa